The following are encoded together in the Phaseolus vulgaris cultivar G19833 chromosome 9, P. vulgaris v2.0, whole genome shotgun sequence genome:
- the LOC137820216 gene encoding receptor-like protein kinase 7 encodes MFAAFRLLLLLSLFSLLSAQLHDQRQILLNLKSSLHNSKFSKLFDSWNDNNSVCSFHGVTCNTLRSVTEINLSDQTLTGVLPFDSLCNLPSLQKLVFGFNDLYGKVSEDIRKCVNLRYLDLGNNLFSGPFPDISPLNQLQYLFLNKSGFSGTFPWQSLLNMTGLLQLSVGDNPFDFTPFPKEVVSLKNLNWLYLSNCTLGGKLPVGLGNLTELTELEFSDNFITGELPAEIVNLRKLWQFVFFNNTITGKIPTGFRNLKGLEYLDGSTNRLEGDLSELKYLTNLVSLQFFENNLSGEIPNEIGEFKRLRSLSLYRNKLTGPIPQKVGSWAEFEFIDVSENLLTGTIPPEMCKKGNMNALLVLQNKLTGEIPATYGECWSLKRLRVSNNSLSGTVPPAIWGLPNAEIIDIELNQFEGWVASDIGNAKKLTSILARQNRLSGEIPKEISKATSLLSVDLSENQISGKIPEGIGELKELGSLHLQSNRLSGSIPESIGSCKSLNDIDLSRNSLSGEIPASLGSFPALNYLNLSDNNLSGEIPRGLSFLRLSLFDLSYNRLTGPIPQALTLEAYNGSLSGNPGLCSVDAINSFPRCSSSSGMSKDIRALVICFAIASILLLSCLGVYLQLKRRREEGERFGERSLKKESWDVKSFHVLSFSEGEILDSIRQENLIGKGGSGNVYRVTLSNGKELAVKHIWNTDVPARKKSWSSTSMLGTKQGGKSKEFDAEVQALSSIRHVNVVKLYCSITSEDSSLLVYEYLPNGSLWDRLHTSRKMELDWETRYEIAVGAAKGLEYLHHGCERPVIHRDVKSSNILLDEFLKPRIADFGLAKVVQANVGKDSYTGVIAGTHGYIAPEYGYTYKVNEKSDVYSFGVVLMELVTGKRPIETEFGENKDMVSWVHNKARSIEGLSSAVDSRIPEMYKEEACKVLRTAVLCTGTLPALRPTMRAVVQKLEDAEPFKLVGIVISKDGSEKKIGVNEKK; translated from the exons ATGTTCGCCGCCTTTCGCCTCctccttcttctctcactcttCTCTCTACTCAGCGCCCAACTCCACGACCAGCGTCAAATCCTTCTCAACCTAAAGTCCTCCCtacacaattcaaaattttcaaagcTCTTTGACTCATGGAATGACAACAACTCGGTTTGCAGTTTCCACGGAGTAACTTGCAACACGCTCCGTTCCGTCACCGAAATCAACCTCTCCGACCAAACTCTGACCGGGGTTCTCCCCTTCGACTCTCTCTGCAATCTTCCGTCGCTCCAGAAACTCGTGTTCGGCTTCAACGACTTGTACGGGAAGGTTTCAGAGGACATTAGAAAATGCGTCAACTTGCGCTACTTGGATTTGGGAAACAACCTTTTCTCCGGTCCCTTCCCCGACATATCTCCTCTTAATCAGTTGCAGTACTTGTTTTTAAACAAAAGTGGATTTTCGGGCACTTTTCCGTGGCAGTCGCTGTTAAACATGACGGGTCTGTTGCAGTTAAGTGTCGGAGATAACCCTTTCGATTTCACCCCGTTTCCCAAAGAGGTTGTGAGTCTCAAGAACCTGAATTGGCTCTACCTGTCCAACTGCACCCTCGGAGGGAAACTTCCGGTGGGACTCGGCAACCTCACGGAGCTCACGGAATTGGAATTCTCCGACAATTTCATCACCGGCGAACTTCCCGCGGAGATTGTGAATCTTCGGAAACTCTGGCAGTTTGTGTTTTTCAACAATACCATCACGGGGAAGATTCCAACCGGGTTTAGAAACCTCAAGGGGCTTGAGTATTTGGACGGGTCCACGAATAGACTCGAAGGGGATCTCTCAGAATTGAAGTATTTGACCAATTTGGTTTCCTTGCAATTTTTTGAGAACAATTTATCGGGGGAAATTCCGAATGAAATAGGCGAATTCAAACGCCTCCGGTCTCTGTCTCTGTACAGGAACAAATTGACAGGTCCTATTCCTCAGAAGGTTGGTTCCTGGGCCGAGTTTGAATTCATCGACGTGTCGGAGAATTTATTGACGGGGACTATTCCGCCGGAGATGTGTAAAAAGGGGAATATGAACGCACTGCTCGTGCTTCAGAACAAGCTCACCGGCGAGATTCCGGCCACCTATGGAGAGTGTTGGAGTCTGAAGCGATTAAGAGTCAGCAATAACTCGCTCTCGGGTACCGTACCTCCCGCGATTTGGGGATTGCCCAACGCCGAAATTATCGATATtgagctgaatcagtttgaaGGTTGGGTTGCTTCGGATATCGGAAACGCCAAAAAATTAACTTCAATACTCGCCAGGCAGAATCGGTTGTCCGGTGAAATACCCAAAGAAATCTCAAAAGCAACGTCGTTGCTGAGTGTGGACCTGAGCGAGAATCAGATTTCAGGGAAGATTCCAGAAGGAATCGGGGAGCTTAAAGAACTAGGTAGCCTTCATTTGCAGAGCAATAGGTTATCAGGTTCGATACCCGAATCTATCGGTTCCTGCAAATCCCTCAACGACATTGACCTATCGAGGAATTCACTCTCTGGAGAAATCCCCGCGTCGTTGGGTTCTTTCCCGGCGCTGAATTATCTGAATCTTTCAGACAACAATCTCTCAGGGGAAATTCCTAGGGGGTTATCGTTCCTCAGGTTAAGCCTCTTTGACCTATCGTACAACCGGTTAACGGGTCCAATTCCTCAGGCTCTAACCCTCGAAGCTTACAACGGAAGCCTCTCCGGAAACCCCGGTTTGTGCAGCGTCGACGCGATCAACTCCTTCCCGCGCTGCTCTTCATCCTCTGGCATGTCCAAGGACATACGTGCTCTCGTCATTTGCTTCGCGATAGCGTCGATACTATTGCTTTCGTGTTTGGGCGTTTACTTGCAGCTGAAGAGGAGGAGGGAGGAGGGAGAGAGATTCGGAGAACGTTCGTTGAAGAAAGAATCATGGGACGTGAAATCGTTCCACGTGTTAAGTTTCTCGGAGGGGGAGATTCTAGATTCCATTAGGCAGGAGAATCTGATAGGGAAAGGAGGTTCGGGGAACGTGTACAGAGTCACTCTTTCCAACGGAAAAGAACTGGCGGTGAAGCACATTTGGAACACCGATGTACCCGCCCGGAAAAAGTCGTGGAGTAGTACTTCCATGCTTGGGACTAAGCAGGGTGGGAAGTCAAAGGAGTTCGATGCAGAGGTTCAGGCTCTGAGCTCCATAAGGCACGTGAATGTGGTGAAGCTTTATTGCAGCATAACGAGTGAAGATTCGAGCTTGTTGGTGTACGAGTATTTGCCCAATGGAAGCTTGTGGGATCGGCTTCACACAAGTAGGAAGATGGAGCTCGATTGGGAAACGAGGTATGAAATCGCTGTTGGGGCAGCCAAAGGATTGGAGTATTTGCATCACGGGTGCGAACGGCCCGTGATTCACAGAGATGTCAAGTCCAGTAACATCTTGCTGGATGAGTTTTTGAAACCCAGGATTGCGGATTTCGGACTTGCTAAGGTTGTTCAAGCCAACGTTGGAAAGGATTCTTACACTGGTGTCATTGCCGGAACCCACGGTTACATTGCTCCTG AATATGGCTATACATACAAAGTGAATGAGAAGAGTGACGTGTACAGCTTTGGAGTGGTGTTGATGGAGCTAGTAACTGGAAAAAGGCCAATTGAGACAGAATTTGGGGAGAATAAGGACATGGTGAGTTGGGTCCATAACAAGGCACGGAGCATAGAGGGTCTTAGCAGTGCTGTGGATTCGAGGATCCCAGAAATGTACAAAGAGGAAGCTTGCAAGGTTTTGAGAACTGCGGTTCTGTGCACGGGAACTCTTCCAGCTTTAAGACCCACCATGAGAGCTGTGGTTCAAAAGCTTGAGGATGCTGAGCCTTTTAAACTGGTAGGGATTGTTATCAGCAAAGACGGTAGTGAAAAGAAAATAGGAGTGAATGAGAAGAAATAA